In Sporosarcina luteola, a single window of DNA contains:
- a CDS encoding toast rack family protein, whose translation MNKVLGIALLTGFLVVFGIYGYNKWFAKASGNDEISIAKDKAESLDVDIDFGVGTLFIQGGSPEWVSGEFSYNHKRLEPKVTYKKKKDIGSVKIKQGSKPTFGFNKRKLKNEWDLHLTNEIPIDLDVDMGVSTSTLNLKGLQLNSLSVDSGVGESVIDMSGEWKKGFRADMDLGVGDVTIILPKQTGVRVNVSKGIGRVDLKDFTMQNDGVYVNEAYSGADVIIDITVDIGVGDVKFKTAE comes from the coding sequence ATGAATAAGGTATTAGGAATTGCACTGCTGACAGGTTTTCTAGTCGTTTTCGGCATCTATGGGTATAACAAATGGTTTGCGAAGGCAAGTGGGAATGATGAAATTTCAATTGCAAAAGACAAGGCAGAATCTTTGGATGTGGACATCGACTTCGGGGTTGGCACCCTATTCATCCAAGGCGGTTCCCCGGAATGGGTCAGTGGGGAATTCTCCTACAATCATAAAAGACTGGAACCGAAAGTGACGTATAAGAAAAAGAAGGATATCGGCTCCGTCAAAATCAAGCAAGGCTCGAAACCAACATTCGGTTTCAATAAACGCAAACTGAAAAACGAGTGGGACCTCCATCTGACAAATGAGATTCCTATCGACTTGGACGTTGACATGGGCGTTTCAACTTCGACACTAAATCTGAAAGGCCTTCAACTAAACAGCCTATCAGTCGATAGTGGCGTCGGTGAATCCGTTATCGACATGAGCGGCGAATGGAAAAAAGGTTTCCGTGCGGATATGGACTTAGGTGTTGGAGATGTAACCATCATCCTACCAAAACAGACTGGCGTCAGAGTTAATGTTTCGAAAGGGATTGGTCGCGTTGACTTGAAAGACTTCACCATGCAAAACGATGGTGTTTATGTCAACGAAGCCTATTCGGGCGCAGACGTCATTATCGACATTACTGTAGACATCGGCGTCGGTGACGTCAAATTCAAAACTGCCGAATGA
- a CDS encoding YkuS family protein, whose amino-acid sequence MPRIAVEQPYEDVMNALVAKGYEAKMFTTDEDVTGYDIGVVRAINEGNTHEFNFPVITMKGMSIDDVVHAVEQKANLLQ is encoded by the coding sequence ATGCCAAGAATTGCCGTTGAACAACCGTATGAAGATGTCATGAATGCACTTGTGGCAAAAGGTTATGAAGCGAAAATGTTTACCACAGATGAAGATGTCACCGGATATGATATCGGTGTCGTCCGTGCCATCAATGAAGGGAACACGCATGAATTCAACTTTCCAGTCATCACGATGAAGGGCATGTCGATTGACGACGTTGTCCACGCAGTTGAGCAGAAAGCAAACCTCCTCCAATAA
- a CDS encoding RDD family protein, giving the protein MNNIQIKQRLKELLVDYVVILTYLVLLLIINLMIMFLILKEISQYTETQSQLVATFTSVIPIILLFSYLDYKGGSIGKRAAGLKLTYNQHKFSSAILRNIIKFLPWQLGHIGVIHGMYSGFDMTAIIVANGGSLLGLVLLCMGLFRKDKRHLGDLLAGTKVELQ; this is encoded by the coding sequence ATGAATAACATTCAAATTAAACAGAGGCTAAAAGAATTGCTTGTTGATTATGTAGTAATCCTAACTTACTTGGTTCTTTTGTTGATTATCAACTTGATGATCATGTTTTTAATTCTAAAGGAAATTTCACAGTATACAGAGACACAATCTCAACTTGTCGCGACATTTACATCGGTGATACCGATTATTCTATTGTTTTCGTATTTGGATTACAAAGGTGGATCAATTGGAAAAAGAGCCGCTGGATTGAAACTGACGTACAACCAGCATAAATTCAGCTCAGCTATACTAAGAAATATTATCAAGTTTTTACCTTGGCAATTAGGGCATATAGGTGTGATCCATGGTATGTATAGCGGTTTTGATATGACCGCAATCATTGTCGCAAACGGTGGATCGTTGCTTGGACTCGTATTGTTGTGCATGGGTCTATTTCGTAAAGACAAACGTCATTTAGGTGATTTATTAGCCGGTACAAAAGTCGAATTGCAATAA